In Kutzneria kofuensis, the DNA window TCCCGATCGTCATCGGGCTGGCGTTCCTCAAGGCCCGCCGGGACGACGAGGTGCACCTGCCGTGGCACCGGATCGTGCCGCTGTTCCTGATCGGCTTCGTGGTCGCGGCGGCCACCGACACCGCGGGCCTGATCCCGGACAGCTGGCACCCCGCGCTGTCCACTCTCGGCACGTTCCTGATCACGACGGCGCTGGCCGGCATCGGCCTGTCCCTGCGGTTCGCCGACATGCGCAAGGCCGGCACCCGTCCGCTGCTGCTGGGCGGCCTGCTGTGGATCGCTGTCGCCGCAAGCAGCCTCGGCCTTCAGGCCCTCACCGGTCTGTAGGAATCGCCGCCACAGCCTCGATCTCCACGGCGAACTGCGGCGCGGCAAGCTGCGTGACGACCATCAGCGAGTGCGCCGGGAACTCCCCGTCCGGATACCACTCCGCGAAGACCTCCGACCGCGCGGCGCGGCTGCCGGCCAGGTTCTCCACGCCGGCGATCAGCGACAGGAACTTGACGATGTGCTCCGGTCCGCCGCCGGCCGCCGCGAGGAGCTCCCGGATGTTCGCCAATGCCTGCCGCGTCTGGCTTTCCGCGTCGGGCCCGGCCAGGGCGCCGTCGGGCAGCAGCCCGAGCTGGCCGGACACGAACACGAGCTCGTGCCCGGCCGGCACGGCGGCCAGGTGGCTGTACTGCCCGGCGGGCGCGGCAACCGACGGGGGATTCCAGCGACGGATCATGATCGGAGCCTAACCCGCGGCTCGGCGGCGCCGCCTAGCTTTCCCACAACTCCAACGACCGAGCGCCGACCAAGGCGCCGATCCGGCCCAGCGCCTCGTCCACCGGCATCGAATCCAGCCGCCGGCCGTCCCGCAGCCGCAACGCCACCTCCTCGTTGGCGACCTCCTTCGCCCCGATCACCGCCTGGTACGGCGCCAATCGCGACTCCCGGATCCGCGCGCCGAGGGAACCCCGTTCCACCCCAACGACTTCAGCCCGCAACCCGAGGTCCAAGCACCGCTGCGCCACCGCCGCAGCCGCCGGCCACTCGTCGTCCGACACCGGCAGGACAGCCAACTGCACGGGAGCGAACCACGCCGGGAAAGCGCCGCCGTGCACCTCGATCAGGTGCGCCACCACCCGTTCCATGCTGCCGATCAGGCTCCGGTGCACCATCACCGGCCGGTGCCGCGCCCCGTCCGCCCCGATGTAGCTGAGGTCGAACCGCGCCGGCTGGTGGAAGTCGACCTGCACGGTGGAAATGCTCGACTCCCGCTCGGCGCTGTCGGCGATCTGGATGTCGATCTTCGGCCCGTAGAAGGCGGCCTCGCCGGGAGCCTCCTCGTGGTCGACGCCGGACAGCACCTCCCGCAGCAGCGCCTCGGATCGTTGCCACATCTCGGGATTGTCCACGTACTTGCCGCCGTCCCCGCGTAGCGACAGCCGATACCGCACGGGCTTGATTCCGAGGTCCCGGTGCGCCCGCTGGATCAGCTCCAGCGCCGCCCGCGCCTCGCGGAGAACCTGGTCGGGGGTGCAGAACACGTGCGCGTCGTTGAGCTGGATGGCCCGTACCCGCGACAGCCCACCGAGCACGCCGGACAGCTCGGCGCGGTACATGCCGCCGATTTCGGCCATGCGCAAGGGAAGTTCGCGGTAGCTGTGCGCCCGTGACCGGTAGATCAGCGCGTGGTGCGGGCACAGGCTGGGGCGCAACAACATCTGCTCGCCGCCGACGTCCATCGGCGGGAACATGTCGTGGTTGTAGTGCGACCAGTGCCCGGACTGCTCGAACAACGCGCGTTTGCCCAGCACGGGCGAATAGACGTGCCGGTAGCCGGCGCGGCGTTCGAGGTCGCGCACGTACTCCTCGAGCACGTGTCGAATCGCCGCGCCGTCGGGCAGCCAGTACGGCAGACCAGCGCCCATCAGCGGGTCGGTGTCGAACAGACCCAGTTCACGGCCGAGCTTGCGGTGGTCCTGCATCGTGGTCTCCTCGTCCAGAAGGGGAGAGTGACCACAAAGCGAAAGCCCCGGGGCACTCGCCCCGGGGCTTTCGCTTGTACGTGGATCAGCGCGCCGGGACTGTGTCCGGCGTCGTCGTGACGTTGGCGCGCTGCATGTCAGTCACAGTAGCACGTCGTCAGCACGACCGCGGCCGCACTTCCGCCGCGCCGCGACGGCTCGCCCGCCGCGATGACCCGGCCGCCCGGCTTGAACTCCAGGCCGGAGGCCACGCCGATGGTCGGCGCGATCTTGATCGTCGGATCCAGCGGTGACGTGTCGTTGATCGTGAACGTCTGGCCCAGCGCCTGCAGCCCCGGCGTGGTCGCGGCGGCGATGAACGCCGGTTCCGCCGTGGTGGCCGCCGTGTTGCGCTGCGACGCCCGCGGCGCGGCGATGGCGTCCTCCAGCCGCATGCCGAAGTCGATCCGGTTGACCAGGATCTGCAGCACGGTGGTGATGATCGTGGAGCCGCCGGGCGAGCCGACCGCGAGGAACGGCTTGCCGTGCTGCAGCACGATCGTCGGCGACATGCTGGACCGCGGACGCTTGCCCGGCGCCGGCAGGTTCGGGTCCGGCGCGGAGCCCTGGGTCGGCGTGAAGTTGAAGTCGGTCAGCTCGTTGTTGAGCAGGAAACCGCGGCCCGGCACGACGATGCCGCTGCCGCCCAGCTCCTCGATGGTGTTGGTGTACGACACCACGTTGCCGAAGGCGTCGGAGACCACGAAGTGGTTGGTGTGGTTCTCCTGGTCGCTGCTGGACGCGGCGGTCGTGCTGGCGCAGCTGCCCGGCGAGGCGGGGTTGCCCGGCGCGACCGGGCTGGTGCCGGCCTTGTTCGGGTCGATCAGGCAGGCCCGGCTG includes these proteins:
- the thrS gene encoding threonine--tRNA ligase; protein product: MDEETTMQDHRKLGRELGLFDTDPLMGAGLPYWLPDGAAIRHVLEEYVRDLERRAGYRHVYSPVLGKRALFEQSGHWSHYNHDMFPPMDVGGEQMLLRPSLCPHHALIYRSRAHSYRELPLRMAEIGGMYRAELSGVLGGLSRVRAIQLNDAHVFCTPDQVLREARAALELIQRAHRDLGIKPVRYRLSLRGDGGKYVDNPEMWQRSEALLREVLSGVDHEEAPGEAAFYGPKIDIQIADSAERESSISTVQVDFHQPARFDLSYIGADGARHRPVMVHRSLIGSMERVVAHLIEVHGGAFPAWFAPVQLAVLPVSDDEWPAAAAVAQRCLDLGLRAEVVGVERGSLGARIRESRLAPYQAVIGAKEVANEEVALRLRDGRRLDSMPVDEALGRIGALVGARSLELWES
- a CDS encoding RidA family protein; its protein translation is MIRRWNPPSVAAPAGQYSHLAAVPAGHELVFVSGQLGLLPDGALAGPDAESQTRQALANIRELLAAAGGGPEHIVKFLSLIAGVENLAGSRAARSEVFAEWYPDGEFPAHSLMVVTQLAAPQFAVEIEAVAAIPTDR